Sequence from the Arvicola amphibius chromosome 3, mArvAmp1.2, whole genome shotgun sequence genome:
CAAAGTTAGGTACGCAGCTCCTGGTTAGACACCTCTAGGGGGAGGAGATAAACATTTGGAAAGACTTAAGACATGGGACGAAGTTTACTTTTGTATCACCTAAAGAACTTTGAGTGATCATGAGTACCCATGAACCGTAAGTGCCTCAGGAGTATCATTATAAGCCTTTCTTGCCTACCACATTATACAACCCATAAAACCACCATGTTCTCAAGCAAGGTTTACCTAAAGACTTTCATGTGTGCAGCACATATATTTCAACAGATCTCTCCATGCAGGTCTTGTCCCTTTactcataaattttaaaaataccttggtTTTTCTCCCAGCAGCAAAATGTCAcaatgtgcaaaaaaaaaaaaaatccatgtcaaCGCTCAACCGATGTTCCCAATATGTTCTTAATTTTCTTACCGAATTTTCCCTCCACAATGTGTTTTCTTTAgaatttgtatgagtgttttaagCTAATTAACTCTGTTTAATGAATCAAACTTTTGCCCATAGTAATAGTGCCAAAATGACAGAAAGCTCTAAACTTCAGTCCTCCTCAGAGACACAAATTTCCATGTGGAAACTCCATGAAGTGGTTTAAAAACATCAACATTTCAGGAAAGTGCAAACCCAATAGCAGTGTCACAGTAAATAAGAAAGTTTGTTACATTTGCCCACCAGTAAAGCTTCCATTCCCAAAACCAGATGACAAAATTGGGAGAAAGTTTCTAACTCCTAGGTTCTGTCTTTGGAATAAATAATTAAGGCAAAATACTTGTCTAAATTGTCTTTATCCTTTCATTGTGTCCCTAAAGAGCTAGTTGATATGTTGCATGACTTGAAGAACTAAAAGTAATGACAGTATACTTAAAATAACAGTACCAGGCCCACAGACAAAACTTCTAAGGCATTTTATAAAGCATCAGAGAGAATGCAGTACCTGGGACAGAAAATGggtaaaacaaaagacaatggGCTCTTGAGAAGAGAGGGAAGCCTCCTTGATTAGAAAAGGACATATACACATCCTTaggaaagataaattttaaaatcttcccCTATATAAAGCCAACATGTAAAACTTGtgagaattagcatttttaaCCTCAACAACAACATGCAAGATATACAAAGGAACAAGGAAATATGgtccaaacaaagaaataaattaaataataggaAAGTAACTCTTCAAATCtccttttaaaaagtgatatatGATTTATTCAACAACAGATTTAAACAGACAAAGGCAGTTAATAAATGAGGCTGCTACACAGACAAAAGTTATAAAAGTGATATATGAATAAAATGGTACAATCccatataaattattaaaatacaacaatCTTAAAGTTGAGGAACACAATAATCCAGTTGAAATTGTCAATATGGTGCTCATGATAGATTTTACTAAGCAAAAAGGATAATAAATGACCTTAAGCACAGATTCTTGAAAACCATTTAATCAATGaagcaaatgaaaaagaatgaagaaaaacaaagataaattaaTGGGCTTATGTGGTACAAGAAAGCCAAAACGTTTACATTAGGGGAATTCCAGAAGAAGcataaagacaaacatgtttTAAAACCAGAATGCATTACTTCCTAATTAAAAAAAGTAATGCATTCTGGTTTTAAAACATGTACAATTAGTGTCAGTGTCACGGAGAATCCTAAAACCagcaagaaaattttcatttcatgcAAGGAAGTTCCTATAAATGCTTCAGAATATCTTTCAGGAAAAACCTTAGGTGTCTTTTAAAGTCTGTGTTCAGCCTCACACCTCCCATTCATGTTCTGCCACACACCTTCAGAAATCAAAAGCTCTGAATAGAAAACACAGGCACTGGTACTTTTAAaggtctttgtttatttatctttattttatgcatatatgttgCCTCCATGTACATATGTGCTCCAAAGGCATGTAGTACTTACAAAGGCCAGAAGACTACACAGGATCtgctagaattggagttacagtaAGCCACAGTATAGGTGCTATGAATCAGGTCTTCACATGATCCCCATAGGCATTAGTAATTTTTATAAATGCCTGGGGCAATTTCATAAATACAGGCTTGACTGCCAAAGACCTACATCTTCACAGACAATATGTATAAATCTATTGAATAAAGTCAagccggttgtggtggcgcacgccggtaggatttgctgaaggaggcagaggcaggaggatcacgagttcgaggccagcctgggctacacattttaaagccgggcggtggtggcgcacgcctttaatcccagcactcgggaggcagaggcaggcagatctctgtgagttcgagaccagcctggtctacaagagctagttccaggacaggctccaaagccacagagaaaccctgtctcgaaaaaccaaaaaaaaaaaaagtcaaatccttaatatataatgtttttattttgttctttaagaattttataactgcatatagtatattttaatcacataaaCCCCATATGCCTCATTCAACTCCTCCTAGATCAacccccactctctcccaatgttttgttctctgttttaaTACCCTGAAACCAATAGCACTGTCTATATATGTCTGGAAGTGAAGTCATCCACTGCAACACAGTCAACTTTACAGGgaccacacacaaaagaaagaaaagcaaacacatgtAGAGAATTTCTGAAGAGACACATAGAGAAGGGTAGAAAGTAACGTTCTTGTTTctataagaaaaatgtatattacaCATATTTCACCCAGCTTTTAATAAGCATGTGTTTCCTAGTGCTCAATACCTCTAACCACTAAGCATGACAGGAGCTTCTTAGAACATTTTTGTATAATATGGAAGGGTGAAAAAATTTACTGACTTCCTCATTTCTGAATATATATAAAAGAGAGTTGATTTCAATTGTGTGGTTATTAAAGCAATATGAAACAGATGAAGATTCCATGGGTATTGTAAGAATTAGAAATTTTGTGAATCAGATTGATAAAATATCCAGAATGAATGCTACAGGTCCTGAGATTAGACTGTTTTTCTGAGGAGCAGCCACATGGCCCTCTTGATGTCCCTGTTTCTTAAGCTGTAGATAAAAGGATTGAGCATGGGGGTCACCACAGTGTATAGTACTGATGCCACTGCACCCTTCCTGGGAGATGATGAGACAGCTGAACTGAGGTACACCCCAAGGCCAGTCccataaaataagcaaacaactgACAGATGAGAACCACAGGTAGAGAAGGCTTTATACTTCCCACTAGAAGATGGCATTTTAAGAACAGAGGAAAAAATTCTATAGTAAGAGAAGAAAATCCCAGAAATAGGAAGAAAACCAGAGATGGCACCAACAAAATACATGACTATGTTATTGGTAAAAGTATCAGAACATGCAAGGCTGAGAATCTGAGAAGGatcacagaagaaatgagaaatgtccACACTCTTGAAGTAGGTAAGTTGTAATACTATTGAATTATGTAGCTGAGAGACCAAAAGGCTAATGAGAACAGACACAAAAACCAACAAGCCACAACGACAAGGGTCCATGATGAGCTGGTAATGCAAAGGGTGACAGATAGCCACAAACCTATCGTAAGCCATCACTGTTAGAAGAAGACTATCCAAACATCCAAAAAGCATAAAAAAGGACATCTGAGTCAGGCATCCTGAATAGGAGATGGCTCTGCTGTGAGTCTGGATATCCACTATCATCTTTGGTAGTGTGGTAGAGGTGAAACTGATGTCAGCCAAGGATAAGttggagagaaagaaatacatcGGACTGTGGAGGTGTGAATCAGAGCTGACTGTCAGGATGATGAGTAGGTTTCCAAGCATTGTGACCAAATACATGAACAGGAACAGTCCAAAGAGTATAGGCTGCAGCTGCAGATCATCTGAGAGTCCCATGAGATGGAATTCTGAGATATATGTTAAATTTTTCTCTTCAATATTATTTGGACACCTTTTGAAAACAAATGAGAGaattggagaaaatgaataataaaaccagCATTCCACAATGCCTCTAAATTTTCAATGGAAACAGTATACTGATAAATTCCACACAATTTCAGGGTCATAAATAGCTCTCAGTATTTCTCAGTTTCTACATATTTAATATTAGAATAATTTCATCACTGATCGTTttgttatttgcatatatatatatatatatatatatatgagaaacccAAATGAACTATGTTTGAATACCAAAATCATTACCTACAAAATGATAACCACAGGAAATATTCTTTTAAGATAAGATATGCAATAAGAAATATCCTTTCCTGATAAAAGTAATATTATCTATATTGAAAGTAATTAAAGTTGAGTTTAGGCTTACaggactttaattccagcaactgggaggcagaagcatgtaGATCTGTATGTAACACATAAGTAAGTTTTAGGACATCCAAGGCAATAgtaacatcctgtctcaaaacaaaaaaaaaaggaagaggcagccctgttttatgcacatgtgtgcaagaaTTTCCCAGATAGGAGAGAATAAGAAGATGAGAGGGGAgtaaaataaaactcattgaGCAAATGGATGGCACTACcaaacagttttaaatttttaaagaaatgattttaagGCAAAATTAAAGTTTTAGTTAGACATTATCAAAATAATGTCAAATTCATCAAGGTATGAAAGATGAAAGTTTCATGAAGTTGCGTTGAAGTTAAGCAGGACCAATAAGATAGCAAAAGCTACATTGCCCATAAGACTTCATTCTCTAACTGTGAATAAAAGTAATATTTGCAAAGCATATGATATTCTTTAACAAGAATTTATTTAAGAACTAAAATGGGTGCTGACTCAGTCCATGTTCTTTATGATATATGGTATGTTtatagttttaatattaaaataatatatacacatgcacattttaGGATATGGGAACTTTAAATACAAACCTTGACACATTATTCATTTTGAGTCCAAGAGTGGAATATAATAGGAAAGAGCCTGGATGTCACAAAGAAAGTTAGATGCCAGAGTTTTTTCCATATAACAAATTCTATTCATCTACCTTTGTCCAAATTTGCAGCAATTCAAGCTTTATGAAATAAGTTCATTCTCTCAACTCATATAATGTGTCTGATATCaatataaatgtgaaaataaaattgataactATCAGCACTGagataatgtttatattttattttttctgtaggTGTTTCCACATACATTATCTACTTCAGCACCACATCTATAAGCAAACAAGAATTAGTTTTGAAAAGAATTGCCTCCAACATAGACTGCCAAATGGTATAATTGTTTAACTATATGATGTAGATTCTAAATTAAAGTCAAAAGTTCAtaatcagaaaacattttatatattatcagTTATCTCCATagagttttatcatttttgtgtCTTGTCTCTGATCCTTAATGGAAAAACATTCTCTAAATGTGTAGCCATcttgttgctgaagataccatgcaATTTGGTCTCAAGGCATGGGGAAATCAGGGTGGCACTACTCAAGATTGCTCCCTACCGGCTATCTTGTATAATCCAGGATGGAGTTATGCAGGCTGCTGTGGGAGGGGAATGTCATCAACAGTCTTACTCAGCTGTGAATCCTATAAGCTACAGTAATGCTGTGGGGCAAATGTTAAGGAAGTAAATCAATGAGTTTCTGCTTAGATTTAAGGTCtgctccaaaagaaaaaaaatatgtctgaCACTAGAAACCTGGCCACGACCCCATTGTTGCAGAGCTCACAGACCCCAGAAGTGAACCTATTAGCAGTATTTTGTAAAATGGACATGGTATCAAATTATCCTCTAAATTTGTATCTCAATGACCATAGATTAGTGAAGCTCTCAGACCTTCATCAAAGAACTTTTTGTGCAGAGGATGGTAGTTAAGACAAAAATTTACAAGtgatcaaagtgcagagaataagttTCTGCAGCATTCTCAGCTACAAATGAGACATCTGCATCACATCACTTCCCCAAAGGTCAAGGACCATAACAGAAGAGGAAGCACAGACTCTGaaagcaacaatcaataaatgggacctccaaaAACTGAGAAAGTTCTACAGGGCAAAGGATAAATTCAACAGGATGAAATGGCAGCCTATGGAATGGaaaaagatcctcaccaaccccaccactgacagaaggctgatctccaacatatataaaaaataaagaaatagacaccaaaataccaaataatccaattaaaaatggggtacagatttaaacagaattcttgaCAGAAGAAAAACTTAAATGACCAAAAGATATTTATGGAATttctcaaaatccttagccatcagggaaatgcaaatcaaaatgattctaagataccatcttatacctatcagaatgactaagatgaaaaaacactgatgacagcttacgctggagaggatgtagagtaaggggaacactcccccattgctggtgggagtgcaaatttgtacagcccctttggaaatcagtatggaggtttctcaaaaaattaggtaTCAGtacacctcaagacccagcaatactattCTTGGGTGTATATACAAAAGATGCTCATATATCACAGGAatatgtgctcatctatgttcatagtggcattATCTGTAATaaccataacctggaaacaacctagaagaccatcaaccaaaaaatggataaagaaaatgtgatacatttacacaatggagtattactcagctgaaaaaacaatgacatcttgaaatttgcaggcaaatggacagaattagaaaaaaccatcttgactgaggtaacccagacacagaaagacaaatataatatgtattcactcataagtggttattagatgtaaagaaaaggataaacaaGCTACAATACACAATCCCAGAAAAGCTAGATAAAAAGGAGAATTCTAAGAGGGACTTCTTGGAAGTCCCCAAGaaggaaaatagttaagatctcctggatAAATTAGAGTGGGATAAAAGGGAGGGGTtggggaatgggaacatgaggaattGAGAAGATCGAGTTGGggaaggaatggaggaggagagcaacaagagagatatcttgatggagCCATTATGGGTTTAGGGAGGAACATGAtgttagagaaattctcaggaatccacaggatgacagcagctaagactcctagcaacagtggagagggtgtctaAAAGGACCTTCCCCTTTAATCAGATTAATGGTTAttctaattgtcatcataaaaccttcatctagtAAATGATGGAAGCCAGGGCAGTGACCCATTGCCAAACAcaaggctgagctcctggagttcagttgaagacaGGGAGGACCAGATGAACAAAGGGggggtcaagaacatgatggggaaaaccacagagacaactgaccctAGCTAGTGGGAGTCATGAACAATAAACTGATGGCTAGGGAACCTGtatgggaccgaactaggccctctgaatgtgggtgacagttatgtggcttgatttATTGTGTAGGCAGTGGTAGGGAGGAAGGCAAAAATAGTAGTTGAAATAATTAGCATCAATATACAGTTAGATATGAGCAATAAGTTGAAACGGTCTACATATAGTTAAGGCAGCCAGTCATCTGCAAATAGTTATTATAGACTTTATAATGAACTAGAAGAAAGGAGCTTGAAatttcccaacacacacaaaaatggtgTTTAGGGAGACTGATAGGCTAATAAATCTTGATTTGTTCTTtacacatgaatatatgtatgaaattattaaattGAACATGTGAATATGAAGAAATGTATTTAatgtaattaaatgtatttaattaaaatcatTGTTCTCTGAGTTAAAAGTTTGCGTTTGGTACATCCTTTCATCTAGTTATTCTAGCTACCTGTAATTATTTTAGTTtagatttggtttggtttgccttggtttgcttttgttatttatttatttatttattactaattaCTGGAAGTCAAGCACAGAAGACAACGCTGTTAAGTCGATTCTCCACTTCTGAATATATGTGGGTTCTTGAAATTGAATTCAGATTATCAGACTTGATAACAAGTTCTGACAAATGGAGCCATCTCACAGTCCCTGGTTTagttttttgaaataaattcttACTACATAGCCCAAGCTTTCCTCAAATTTTCAATTCtccagcttcccaagtgttgagacTACAAGTAGGTACCATCAAGTTGCAAACTTTTTGCTTTGATGATGAAGCAACAATGTCCCCTAATCTCTGATCCATCCAGTTTCTCCCAAGGTTCTTACCAGACTGTGTCATCTCTATGCTCAGGCATGATGAAGGCATGACGATCCATCATTTCTTCCATGGTTAGCAAGTGGTGGAGAGTAAGATTCTGTCATCAGAACTGTGAAGAAGATAGACATGGACATGAAGTCATGAAGGAAAtattgtcagagagagagagagagagagagagagagagagagagagagagagagagaggagacagctccAAGTGGACTAGGACTAAAAACTGAAAAGCTGGAGGGACACTGGCTTTTTATTTACAATTACATAGGCTCGAGAGTTCAATGCACAGAGCTTATAATTAGCCAAATGGTTTTATGTTGATTCAATCTCTGAAGACTTGTTAATACTAATTGAAAAGGGACATAGAAAACATTAGTTCCCTTTGTGGGGTCTCAAACTTTCACTTCTCAGAAGGAAACTTATCTGCACTCCTTTTTTCTGACTTTCAATGTGTGAGGGcatatgtcacaaacaatcccacaccagtttggaattatgattaatagaatggttatttatttgaaggggaaaaacttacagatcaccgtcccaaacaacagccctctgcacaatcaggaagggagcctagttgccgaAAGCGGAGCCGGAAGTCAGAGAGCAAATGGAGGGAAGTGGtcgcttttttaaagagagagaccacgccccattgggctggtatctcagcagctattggctgaaggagtggaaggagctcccgcaacaaatGTGCAAAAAGTTTAATGTAAAATTCAGACTTACAATGGGCACGTGTTCATAACATCAATTTGTCTTATCACATCTCATTCATAAGTAACTGATGAGAAACAGTTCTGTATGAATGCTATAACGATTGTGAAACATTGGCAGTATGTAGACTGTGATGTCAGcatatgtgtaaaataaattCACATAGAATACGAGTCTCTTTCAATGAATGTAAATCTCAGTCACCTTCATGATAGGAGTAGAATAATGTAATCAGTGTGCCTCCAGCTGACTCTTTAGTCACTCTTGAAATTGGTACAATTTAGATATTGTATTAGTCGATTTTTATTGATAATAACTCAACACAATACACTGAGCTATAAAAAAAGTAGTTTGGCATGGCACTactgcctataatctcagcacataGGAGGAGGGTGCAGAAGGATCAAGAGGtcaaagccagtttgggctacataatgaacctctttctcaaaagaataaaataaataagggcAGAAGATGGATCAGTGAATACAAGTATCTGTTACTGAGTctaataacctgagttcaatccctaagtCTCACATGGTAAatggaaagaaccaactcctgaaggtTATGACCAGCACATGCTTACCATGgtatgttcatacacacacacacacacacacacacacacacacatacacacacaaaaaataaataaatgtaaattttagtatatgcatatgtacattttacctatatgtatgtctatctACCACTTACATACCTAATGCaatcagaaatcagagaaaccctAGAACTAGAGtaataaacagttgtgagcccccatatgctgggaattaaatctatagtggcatttcaattgtattttattaaagaaagattgcctgaagatctgagagtaaaacaatccCATTgttcagccttatagaccaggttatggtaacacacttctttaatcccaataaccactgtagtgaggagctgtgggctgtgttcctgccacccagctcccgaccacctggctagctcagttggtagagcatgagactcttaatctcagggtcgtgggttcgagccccacattgggcgccattctgtagtgaggagctgtgggctgtgttcctgcctcccagatcccggctgcctggctagcttatgacccaaaataacaacacacaaactgtattcatttaaacactacctggcccattagtttcagcctcttattatctaattctcacatcttgcttaacccatttctaataatctgtgtagcaccataagtggtgtcctaccgggaaagattcagcatgtctgacctgatggctgactccatcacatctgacccagagaggagaggcatggcgattgcccgaggcatctgcctcactcccagcatcctgttctgtctactccacccacctaaatcctgccctatcaaaaagccaaggcagtttctttattaaccaatgagagtcctccatcaaaccacaatgacatgcacctttaatctcagtagccacactagttgccatagaaattgagtggtgcatgcctttaattccagtggtgcatgcctttaattccagtggtgcatgcctttaatcccagtcccagGGAGAATTATAAAACGGGcagaaacagctctcaacacacagtctcattctgggattccaggaagcaggattgccatttcaaacTAAGGTcggggtaagagccagtgactggctgctttgcttttcagaccttcaggttgaacctcaatttctctctctgagtttttattaattgtgcttctgCTATCTGAAAAAAACAGTCGgtattcttaaccactaaaccatctctccaatacCTAAATGTAATTTTCTTGCTGCTGTTTATATCTGAGATTatataaagtaatttatttttaatgagattatatttttaattaatttatttttaaatttcattttacattccaaccaaagTTCCTCCTCACCCTACCTCCTACTCCCTTTGCCTTCCTCCAGCCCATCCCCCCATCTATTCCTCTCAacgggtaagggctcccatggggagttgaTACAATCTGCCAccttaagttggggcaggaccaagtccctccacTCTGCATTAAGTCTGAGCATGGCATCCTAACATAGAGAATAGAGGCTAACCAGCTAGCTGATGCACAGATCCTGGTTCTACTGCCAtgggcccctcagatagtccaaagttcacaactgtctcccacatatggaggacctagtttggtcccatggaggctctaTAGCTGTCTATTCAGAGTTCGTGAGTTTTCACAGGCTTGGTTCAGCTGTTCATGTAGATTTCTTCATCATCTTGATCTCCATTGTTCAtgtattccctcctccctttctttgactggattcccagagttcagcctggtgcttggttgtggatctctgcattatgttccatcaattactggaagAAGGCTCTCACTTCTCTGAAGCTGTGGATTATAGTATGgctattctttgctttatatctaacaTCTACTTACaaatgagtacatatcatgtttgtgtttctgagtctgagttaccacactcagaattcttttttctagttcaatccagttgcatgcaaatttcatcatgtcattatttttcacaACTGAGTAAGACTCCATAGtgttttccatatccattcttcagctgaggggcagctaggttctttccaggttctggtattacaaataatactacTATAaatattgttgagcaagtgtccttgtgatatgattgggTATCCAttggtatgtgcccaagagtgataacactgaatcttgaggtagattgatttccaaatTTCTGaaaaaccgccatactgattgcCAGAATGACTGTAAATGttggcactcccaccagcagtggaggaatgttccccttactccacatcctttccaaattaggctgtcatcagtggttttgatcttagctattgtgataggtataagatgatatcttaaagttgtttggatttgcatttcccttttggctaagtatgttgagcaattctttaaatgtcttttggccatttatgttttttgtgttgagaattctctgcctagctctccaccccattttttaattggattatttggtattttgctgtctaggttcttgTGTTCTTTacgtattttggagatcagccctttgtcagatgtatggttggtgaagaacttttctcattctgtatgctgttattttgtattcttcaccatgtcctttgccttacagagattattagtttcaggaggtcccatttattgtcaatctcagtgtctgtgctactggtgttttatttaggaagtggcctcctgtgcatTCAATtccaactttcttttctatcaggttcaatgtaactggctttatgttgagtttttttttgatggtgcatgcctttactttttatttaacttttttatttttattgagctctacatttttctctgctcccctccctttgtctcccctccccttcaaccctctcttaaggtccccatgctctcgatttactcaggagatcttgtctttttcaaaatatatgtaaagATTCTTGATcaacttggacttgaattttgtacaAGGTGATGAATCTGTAATCTTATACATGTTGACattcaattatgccagcaccatttgttaaagatgttttcctttctccattgtATCTTTTTGACTTCATTGTAAAAAATTACATATGCATGGATTAATGTCAGGGGCTTCAATTTAATTCCATTGatacatgtgtctgtttttatgaaaatAGGAAGCTGtctttattactatagctctatagtagagctcgaggtggagaaaggagatgactccagaagttcctttattatacagaattATTTCAGCTaacctggatttttttatttttccatatgaagttgagtaatgtTTTTTCAAAGATTGTGAAAAACCATGTTGAGATTTTGatgtggattgcattgaatctgtaggttgcttttggtaagattgttatttttattatgttaatcctataTATCCAAGACCATgggaatctttccattttctgatg
This genomic interval carries:
- the LOC119808763 gene encoding olfactory receptor 18 isoform X1; translation: MEEMMDRHAFIMPEHRDDTVWCPNNIEEKNLTYISEFHLMGLSDDLQLQPILFGLFLFMYLVTMLGNLLIILTVSSDSHLHSPMYFFLSNLSLADISFTSTTLPKMIVDIQTHSRAISYSGCLTQMSFFMLFGCLDSLLLTVMAYDRFVAICHPLHYQLIMDPCRCGLLVFVSVLISLLVSQLHNSIVLQLTYFKSVDISHFFCDPSQILSLACSDTFTNNIVMYFVGAISGFLPISGIFFSYYRIFSSVLKMPSSSGKYKAFSTCGSHLSVVCLFYGTGLGVYLSSAVSSSPRKGAVASVLYTVVTPMLNPFIYSLRNRDIKRAMWLLLRKTV